Below is a genomic region from Demequina sp. NBRC 110054.
GCGCGTCGTGTCGTGGGTCGAGGACGACGACTTCGTGCGCCTCACGTGGGCCGGTGGCTGGGAGTCCGCGCGCTACGACCTGCGCACCGGGGCGACCCAGAGCATCGTCTTCACGTCCTACGGGGCCGACGCCTTCGCCAACATGTTCGTCGCCGCGGACGCCGAGGGAAACGAGCTGTGGAGCGCGGAGTCCGCGAACGGCACCAAGCTCTACCGGTGGGACGCCCAGACCAAGGAATGGGCCGCATCGTCCCTCGTGGATGACTACCCCGACGCCGACGCGTGGTGGGAGGACTTCTTCTGGCGCACCCAGGTGAGCGACGACGGGGAGAAGGTCGTGCTGCACGAGTCGTCGGACCCCGGGGTGCTCACGGGCCGGTTCGTCGCCTACGACCTCCCGTCGGACACGGCCGAGACGTTCGAGGTGTCCGCGCTCGCGGGCCGGGACCTGGCGACCGTGCTGTACGGCATCGACGACGGGGTGATGGTGCTCGACTGGGGCACGGAGCTGGTCGGCTACGGGCTCGAGATCGGCGGCTTCGTGGAGGTCGTCGCGTGGGACGACGGCGAGATGCTGGACGCGGCGTGGGACGGCCGCGTCGGATGGGGCCAGCCGACCGACCCTGAGGCGGCCTTCTGGGCGTGCAACTGCTAACGATTCGGTGAAGTTCCTTGGCCCGTGCTGAGGGCTCTGTAAAGATTCCCCCAACCCCCGCCCCCTGGCGCCCGTTCTCTTGGGTGAATGGGCGCGGAGGGACCGTGCACATCGTTGGGGGATCCGAGTGAGCTGGCAGGACGAGGCGACGCAGCTGCTGACTGAGCGCTACGGAGCATTGGTCGGCTACGCGCGACTTGTGTGCACGGATCCTTCGGAAGCGGAGGACGCGGTGCAGGAGGCGATGATCGCGGTGTTCGGCCGCGCACGGACCTTTCCCAACCTCCGTGCGGCCGAGGGGTACGTGAAGCGGGCCATCGTGACCCGCACGATCGACAGGGCGCGCTCCCGCAAGCGCGAGAGCGAGCGCACGCTGCTCATGCGGGAGATCGACCTCTCGGCCGGGCCCGAGCAGCTCGCGGTCGACTCTGTGTCGGTGGCCGAGGCGCTGCAGGCGCTGACCCCGCGCGAGAGGGCATGTGTGGTGCTGCGGTACGTCGAGCAGCTCACGACCGCCGAGACCGCGCACCAGCTCGGCCTCGGCGAGGGCAGCGTGAAGCGCTACGTCCACGACGGCTCCAAGAAGCTGAGCAGCCTGCTGGGCGTGGAGGCGATGCCTCCCGAATGGTCGGGAGTCGCGACGGGGGGAGGTGTCGGCCGTGGCTGAGGAGCTGGGAGACGAGCTGCGCGCGCTGTTCGCGCAGGCCGACGGCTCGCAGGGAGCCGCGCCCGATGAGGTGGTCGCCGCGGTGCTTGCCGGCGCGGGGCGCCGACGCAGGTCGCGCACGCTGCTGTCCGTAGCCGCCGCCTCGGTCGGCGTGCTCGCCATAGGCGGCGCGAGCTGGGCGGTGACGACGACGTCGCGGTCAACCACGCCGGTCGATCAGCCGTCCGTGACCGTCACCGTCACGGCGTCGGCGGCGCCCGACGCGAGCGCGGACGTCAGCGCGGCCGAGGACCCGTATGCGGGTGACCTGGACGGGATCCTGGACGACGAGTATCCGGAGGCGGCGCCGGCGCGCGAGGACACGAATGACTACGGGGAGTTCGGCGCCCCGGTCGAGTATCCCGACGCCCTCGTGATGGAGGACTGGGTCTGGGACCGCGTGGGCGAGGGCTGGTCGGTGGCGACCGTGGGCATCGATGACGGCCGCTACAGCGAGGACGATCCCATCGTCCCCGCCGTCATCTACCTCGTGAGTCCCGAGGACGTGTACTTCGAGATCGCGGAGCTGCCTGAGGAGCTGTGGGACGGCGTGCGGGTGGTGTCGTGGAACGAGGACGACGACAGCGTGCGGCTGTCCTACGGCCTGGGCGGCTACTACGGGGCCCGCTTTGACCTGCGCACCGGCGACTGGGAGACGGTGGTCTTCGCGGCGTACGGCGCCACCGCCTTCGCCAATGAGTTCGTCGCCGCCGACGCAGATGGCAATGAGCTGTGGAGCGCGAGGTCCGAGAACGGCACCAAGTACTACCGATGGGACGCGGAGAAGGAGCACTGGTCGGCCTCTGCCCTGGTGGATCAGGCGCCGTTCGCGACCGCAGTGCAGGACGGGATCGGCCTCACATCGTTCGCGGCCTCCCCGAACGGTGACACCGTGCTGCTGTACGGCCGAGATGAGGACCGCGACTACGACGGCACGATCGTGCTCTACTCGCTCGGCGAGGACACCGTGACGGTGGTCGATGCGCCCGCGTTGCAGGAGGCCTACGTGCTTTGGGGGGTCTGGATCGATGATTCGACGGCCTCGATCAACGACGCCACGGGAGGCTCATGGGAGTTCGACGTCGATGCCGGCGAGCTCGTCGAGGTGGATGAGCCGACCTTCTCGGACTGGCCGCTGTCGAGCGCCTGGCTCGTCGGTTTCGGAGACGCGACCGACGATGACGTGACCTCTCGCGAGTGCGGCTGCTGAGGGGGACGACATGGCTGTGAAGATCTCGAAGAACGTGTGGATCGGTGGGGGTGTCGCCGGGGTCGCAGTGCTGGCTGTCGGTGTGGGGTGGGCGCTTGCGTGGCCTGGGGGCGATGCGGACGCGTCGCCCGCGGTGCGGGTGACGGTGACCGCGGAGTCCACGGACGTGGCTCCCATCGTCGCGACCGCTGGAGCGGAGGCCGCGGCCGACCCCATCGAGGTGGTCGTGGATCCGGACGGCATCGCGGACGACGAGTACCCGGAGGCCGCGCCGGCCAGGACGGACCCGAACGAGTACGAGGGCAGCGAGTTCGAGTACTACGCCACGAAGGTCGAGTACCCCGATGCGCTTGTGATGGAGGACTGGGTGTGGGACCTCGTCGGCGCGGGATGGTCCATGGCGTTGGTGTCCGGAGTGGCGGACGGGTATCACGACTCGTATGTGCAGCCACCGGCGGTGCTGTATCTGGTGAGTCCCGAAGACGTCTACTTCGAGGTAGCTCGGCTCCCCGACGAGATCGCCGGCGGCGCGCAGATCGTGTCGTGGGATGAGGACGACGGCTGGATCCGGCTCGGCTGGTGGGAGGGGTCGAGCAGCGCGCGATTCGACTACCTCACCGGCGCATGGGAGGAGATCGTGTTCGTTTCCTACGGAGAGACCGCCTGGCACAACGGGTTCACGGCCGCCAACGCTGAGGGCGATGAACTCTGGGACGCCTACTCTTTCGGCGGACGGAAGTACTACCGCTGGGACGCGGACTCCGAGGCGTGGTCCGCGTCCGCGCTCGTTGACAAGGGTTCGGAGATGCGCGCTATCGCGACCTCGTCCGATGGTGATCGGGTGCTCGTCTCTCTGGAGGATGACCAGGGAGCCACGACCGGTGAGGTGTACCTCTACACCCTTTCGAGCGACGAGGTTGAGTCGTACACAGTGCCACTGTTCGTCCAGTTGTACGAGGCTGCACGAACGGGACAGTTCGCGGACTCAGCGGCTGAAGGGACCCGCTGGGGCTGGGGAAGCCTGACGGGTGCGTGGGTCGACGACACCGCCGTGCGCATCTTCTCCTCCTCAGGTGTAGCGATCGAACTTGATACGACGACCGGTGAGAGCGTCGAAGTGGCCGAGGGCGTCGAGATCGAGACCGTTGGCTCTGAGACCCGGGTGGGTTGGGGAGAGGCCACGGGGCTCCGTGTCTGGGACTGTGGCTGCTGAGGGGATGACATGGCTGTGAAGGTCTCGAGGAATGTGTGGGTCGGCGGGGGCGTCGCCGGGCTGGCGGTGCTGGCTGTCGGTGTGGGGTGGGCGCTTGCGGGGCCTGGGGGTGATGCGGATGCGTCGCCCGAGGTGAAGGTGACGGTGACGGCGGCGGCGCCCGCCGCATCGTCCTCCCCCGAGCCGAGCGCGAGCGCGACCGTCGATCCCTATGCGGATGATCTGGACGGGATCTTGGACGACGAGTATCCGGCGGAGGCCGCGGCGCGGACCGACCCGAATGCGGACATCGAGGGCGCGACCACGATCGCCTATCCCGACGCGCTCGTGATGGAGGACTGGGTGTGGGACCGCGTCGGCGACGGATGGGGCGTCGTGGCAGCGTCCGCTGACACCGACTGGGCGGACGGGTGGGTGCAGCCCGCAGCGGTGGTGTACCTGGTCAGCCCGGAGGGCGTGTACTTCGAGGTCGGCGAGCTGCCGGAGGCGAAGTGGGCGTACGCCCGCGTGGTCTCGTGGGTCGAGGACGAGGAATACGTCCGAGTGCGGTCGAGCGGAGGTTCGTTCAGGTATGACCTGCGGACCGGCGCGACGGAGGACCTGCAGTTCGCCGTGTACGGCGCCAACTCCGATTGGACGGGCTTCGTCGCTGCGGATGCCGAGGGCAACGAGTTGTGGCGCGCGACCTCTGAGAACGGCACCAAGCACTACCGGTGGGATGCGGCGACTGGGGAATGGGCCGCGTCGATTCTCGTGGACGCCTATCCGGATTTCGCCTCCGACTGGTACTTCTTCAGCACCTGGTGCGCGGTCTCGGGCGACGGCGAGCTTGTCGCGCTGAGAGACCCCTCCAGTTCAGAGACCGTCGTCGTGTATGACCTCGGACAGGACACCGCTGAGGCGGTCGACGTTGCTGTGGGGCGGGAGTCCGACATGACCGCCTTCTTCCGCGACCGCACCCTCGTGGTCCAGTTCCGAGACCAGGACCTGAACACGGTCGCGGTGATGACCTATGACGTCGACTCGGGAGTGCTCACCGAGCTCGACGAGGTGCCTGACCTGACTGACGAGGACGGTCAGTTCGCGGTGGGTTGGCACACGGCGACCGATAACAGCGTGACGTATTTCGAGGAGCGCTGAGGGGGATGACATGGCTGTGAAGATCTCGAGAAATGTGTGGATCGGCGGGGTTGTCGCCGGGGTGGCGGTGTTGGCTGTCGGCGTCGGGTGGGCGCTTGCGGGGCCCGGGGGCGATGCGGACGCGTCGCCCGAGGTGAAGGTGACGGTGACGGCGGCGGCGCCCGTCGCATCGTCCTCCCCCGAGCCGAGCGTGAGCGAGACCGTCGATCCCTATGCGGACGACCTGGACGGGATCCTGGACGACGAGTATCCGGAGGCGGCGCCGACGCGGGACGATCCGAACTCGGACCAGTCGAGCGGTACCCACATCGCCTATCCCCAGGCCCTCGTGATGGAGGACTGGGTGTGGGACCGGGTGGGACCGGGCTGGGAGGTCGAGGTGGTGTCAACCCGGTGGTATCCCTTCGAGGACGAGGGCTGGGTGCAGCCCGCCGCAGTGGTCTACCTCGTCAGTCCGGAGGACGTTCGCTTTGATCTCGGCGCGCTTCCCGAGCGAATGTGGGACCAGGCCCGCGTCGTCTCGTGGGTCGAGGACGACGACTACATCCGTGTGACGTGGAGCGACGGCGACGACAGCGGACGCTTCGACCTGCGCGACGGAACCTCCGACGACATCGTCTTCGCGGCCTACGGCTCCGACGCGACCCGGAACGCCTTCGTCGCGGCCGACGCCGAGGGAAACGAGCTGTGGAGCGCGACGTCGGAGAACGGGACCAAGCTCTACCGCTGGGACGCGGCCCGGGCCGCGTGGGCGGCGGCCTCCGTGGTCGAGGACTACCCGGAGGCGACGGCGTGGTGGGATGGGATCGCTTGGACCACGATCGCCTCGGCGGACGGCGAGTCCGTGCTGCTGTTCGACGAGGACGCCGAAGGGACGCTGACCGGCGACTTCCTGGTCTATGACCTTGCCTCCGACACGGCGGCGGCGTTCACCGCAACGGCGTTCGCGGGCCTTGACTGGTACACCGCCGACCTGGCGATCGTCGACGGTGCCGTGGTCATGAGGGCGTACCGGGACTCTGGTGACGTGATGCTGAGCTACGCCATCGCCGATGGCACCCTCAGCGAGCTGTCCAAAGCCGACTGGAACGACGCCTGGAACGACGATTCGTCCCAGGGGACCGAGTGGGACGGGACCGTGGGCTACGGCGAGGCAACGAACCCAGGCGTGACATTCTGGACCTGCGGCTGCTAGGGAGGCAGAGGGTGAAATCGATCGTCGGAACGGGGCTTGGGGTCGCGGCCGCGCTCGCGCTCGCGGCCTGCACCTCGGGCACCGATGATGCGACGCCTTCCCCCAGCGCCTCCGCGACGGTCGAGTCCGTGGTTCCGACGGCAGAGGCCGAGGCCAGCGTGACGACGGAGCCCGGCTCCTCGGCGACCGCCGACGCGTCTCCCTCGGCCACTGCGTCGGAGACGCCCGACGTCGGTTTCGCACCGACGAGCCTGGGCTCGCGGTCCTACGAGTACCCGGTCGAGCAGGTCACGTTCTTCTTCACCTACTCCGCGGCGACCGTCGCGCAGGATGGCGACGCCACCGATGTCCGCGTGAAGTTCGTCATGACGTACGACGAGGGCTCCGAGTCGGTAGCGCCGGGCCAGTGGGCCGACGAGGCGGTCCTGCTCATCGTGGACGCGCCGCTCGACGGGACCTACCCGGTGAGGGTGGACGGCTCGGTCGCGGCGTACGCCTACCCGCTCGCGACCACCGACTGGGAATCGCTCGGCGGCATGCTGGCGCCGGGCGACTCCACGACCTGGAGCACGACCGTGTCCGTCCCGAACGAGGTCGTCGACGCGGCGACGGGCGTCGCCGAGGCCAGCGGCAGCCTGGTCGAGAGCCTCGGGCCGGGCGACCAGCTGTGGGAGACCGACATGATCAACGGCCTGTCCGACTGACTTTCGGGAGCGTGCCGGGTCGAGCGCGCGACCCAGGCCGTCAGCGAACGCGGCGTCAGCGCACGCGTGGTCAGACGCCGGGCGGCAGGGGCGGCCCGTCGACGTACTCGTCGGGCGCCTTCTCCTCCTCGATCGCCGCCGGACGCGCGGGAAGTGTGTCCCGGCGGATCCACCACGCCACCGCAAGCGCGAGCACGGCCACCGAGGCGGCCGCCCACGTCATGACGTCCATGCCGGCCGTGTGGCCCGAGACGTCGATCCCGCGGCCCGCGATCCACGCGCCGAGCGCGACGCCCGCACCCATGCCGATGCGCACCCACGCCATGCCCTCGGTGAGCTGCTCCTGCGACACGACGCGCTGGACGACGGTGTCGGCCGAGGCGAGCAGGGGCGCCACCGTCGCGCCCGCGAAGAAGCCGATCGCGGCGTACGCCCACAGCGAGGGCATCTGACCAAGCGCGGCGAAGCCGATCGCGAACAGCACGCTGACCGCCACGACGCGCGCCCACAGCGGCGTGCGCCAGCGGCGCGCGCCGTAGAGCAGGCCGCCGGTAAAGGATCCGGCGGAGAGCACGCCGAGCACGAGGCCGCCGATCGCGGCATAGCCCACGTCCTCAGCGAAGGCGACGGTCGTGATGTCCACCGCGCCGAACGTCACGCCGACGCCGATCGTCAGCACCGAGATCGCGGCGACGGCCGCTGGCACCTTGAGCCCGAGCCCCGTCGTGCCCGCGGCGCCGCGCGCGGGCGGCTCGGTCGAGGTCTGGGAGAGCAGCCACGTCATGCCGACGAGGAGGGCGGTCACGGCGACGAGGATGCCCGCCGCAGGGTGGACCGTCGTCGCGAGGATCGTCACGAGTGTCGGACCCAGGATGAACAGGATCTCGTCGAGCGCGCCCTCGAGCGAGAAGGCGGAGTGGATCTCGTCGTCCGTCTTGAGCAGGTGCGACCAGCGGGCGCGCGTGAGCGAGCCGAGCGGGCCCGACAGCGACGCGAGGATCACCCCGATCCACAGGATCGGCTCGGGGCCGCGCATGAGCGCTGTGACCAGGACGATCGCCGCGCCCACCACGGAGATCGCAGTGAGCGGCCACATCGCCTTGCGCTGGCCCACGCGGTCCACCCAGCGCGCAGTCGGCACCGACTGCGCGGCCCACGCGATCACGCCGACCGCGGCGACGCGGCCCGACATCTCCCAGCTGCCGTACGTGCCCTCGATGAGCAGGATGACGGAGAGGTTGAGCATCGACGTCGGGAAGCGGGACAGCAGCCCGGCGAGGGCGAAGGCGAGCGCGCCCGGGTGGGCGAGCAGCGAGCGATACGTGGTGAGCACCAGCGCATCGTCTCACCTCTCGGGGGTGTCCTCCTGCGCCGGGCCGTCGTTCGGTGCCGCCGGGGGGTCCTCTGGCCCGAGCGTGCCGATGCGGCTCTCGTGGTTCGCGTCCGGTTCGGGAAGGCTCGTGCGGCGCCGCGCGCGGACGTCCTGGAGCACGAGGAAGGTCGCGCCGCCGATGATCACGATCGCCGCCAGGACGATGCCGCCCCAGGTCAGGATGGGCGTCCAGTAGATCTGGCTCCGGTCGGAGGCGACGATGCGGATCTCGTCGGGGTCGAGCAGGTTCTCGAGCGTGAGGGTCGCGGTGCGCCCCTCGGCCGTGCCCTCAGGGGCCTCGGTCACGAGGCCGGGGAACGTGAAGCTCACCGAGACCTCGACCGCGTTGCCCAGCAGGGCCATGTTCGCGGCGGTGAGCCCCAGGGACGAGGCGTCGCGGGCCTCGTCGGCGGGGATGGTCACCACGAACTCGCCGTCGGTGTGCTCGATGGTGCCGGACAGGCCGACCCCGGCTCCCGCCGTTGCGTTGGCCTCGTCGAACACCTCGAGCGGCAGGTCGGTGAGGGTGAGCTCGACGCCGACGAGCTCGCCGTCGTCGTAGGGGGCGAGGTCGACCTGACCGGGGTACGCGTCCTCGAGCGCCGCGAGCTCGTCGCTGCCCGCGAGCTCGTCGTAGAGCGCGGACGGGTCCAGGGAGTCGAGGGAGAAGCCCTCCATCGCGTCGTCGCCGGACGCGTCGTCCTGGTCGTCAAGCTCCTCGCCGAGGTCGCCGAGGCCCTCGCCCAGCCCCGAGGCGAGCCCCGACCCGAGCTGGTCCCCGATGTCAGGGGCGAGCGCGATCACGAGGTGCTGATCGAAGGTGTCGTCCGCGCGCAGCTCGGTCGCGGAGTCGACGCGCACGCACCCGGCGAGCGCGAGCATCATCGCGCCGGCCGCCACCCATGTGCGGAGACGACGCGGCCGGGACACCCGTGGGAGAACATGCATTCCCCCAGTGTCTCTCAACACGTGGGCGTCCCGGCCGTGGTCGATCGGGTCAGTCCTTCTTCTCGTCGCCGTCCTCGTCGGCCGCGGGGGCCTCGTCCTCGTCGCTCGTGGGAAGGACCTCGGTCGTCGTGGCGTCGGCCTCGGACTCCTCGGCCGCAGCCTCCTCAACCGCGACTGCCTCGGCCTCCGCCGGCTCGTCCGCGACGGCATCGTCCGCGACCGCATCGTCCGTGGACTCCGTCGCCGACGACTCCTCAGCCACGGCATCGTCCCCCTTGCGCACGGGCTCGAACGGCTCGTCCTCGACGTCGGGGATCACGACGGTCTCGGCCACATCGGTGGCCTCCTCCTCGGATCCGCCCTCGGGCAGCATCGACGGCGCGGCGGGCTCCGCGGGCTCCATGGCGGTGGCCTCGTCGGCGGCCGCGGCCTCGACGGCCTTCTTCTTGCCCGAGCGGTTGACGAGCACGAGCACGACGACGGCGACAGCCACGACGGCCACGACCGCGATCGCGACGAAGATCATCCACATCGGGAAGTCGGAGCCCTCGGTCGCGCCACCGCGAGCCTCGAGCGACTCCGGCGGGTCCAGCAGGTCCCACGTGACCGTGTGCTTGTCCTCGCTGAGCTCGCCGTTGGTCTCGGTGATCTCGCCGGGGAACGTGATGGACATCGTCATCTCGGCGCCGTCCATGCCCTCGGTCATGTCGTCCTCGCTCGAGGAGTACGGGCCGGAGACGACGAACTCGTCGCCCTCGCGCGTGATCGCCACGCCCTCGGTGTCGTCCTCGAGCGAGAAGCCCGCGAGGTCCTCGCCCTCGAACGTGATGGTCTTGCCGACCCAGTCGTCCTCCGTGAAGTCGCTCAGCACGCCGTTGGCGTACTCCGACGCGTCGATGTCGCCGAACAGGCTCTCGAGGAGCTCCTCGTCGGAGTACGTCGTCTCGTCGTCCGACATGAGGTCGCCCGAGCCCTCGGCGATCGCGTAGGTGATGCTGCCATCCACGGTGTCGTCGGGCTGGAGGACCAGCTCGAAGTCGACCTTGATGCAGCCGGTCAGTGCAAGCGTGGCGAACAGGGCGACCGCGATGGCCTTCCCTGCGCGCGTGAGTGTCGCGTTCATGCCGCAACGATCCCACACGCGGGTGCGCGTGCGATAGGGCGCCTACCGCTTGGCGAGCACCCTCTCGCCGATCAGCGCGTACGCGGTCACGCCGAGGAAGGCGACGCCGAGCACCAGGCCGACGCCCCACAGCACGAGGGTCGGGTGCGAGGTGAGGTTGAGGTCGATGTCGAGGCCGAAGAACCCGCTCGGGGCCGCGTCGGCGGCGACGATCTCCCACGCGGTGTAGCCCTGGGCCTGCGTGAAGTCGGTGACGACCACGGTGTTCGGGTCGTCGGGGTCGATCTCGCCGACCGTGGTGGACTCGACCGGGCCGGGGAACGTGTAGCGCTGCTCGATCTCGATGCCGGCCGCCGCGATGTCCTCGGCGGAGAGGTCGGCGAGGGAGCCGTCGGCCTCCGCGTCGCTCGAGGGCGTCGACGTCAGGGTGATCGTCCCGCCGATGTGGCTGTAGGTCTGGGTGGCGCCGGTGCCGTCGTCCTCGCTGGCCAGGAGCGTGGACATGTCGAGCGGGTCGATCCCCGTGGCGGTGAGCGAGGCCCCGACCCACTCGTCCGTCTCGTACGGCTCGATCGTGACCTTGCCCGCGAGCTTCTCGTCCTCCTC
It encodes:
- a CDS encoding RNA polymerase sigma factor, with the translated sequence MSWQDEATQLLTERYGALVGYARLVCTDPSEAEDAVQEAMIAVFGRARTFPNLRAAEGYVKRAIVTRTIDRARSRKRESERTLLMREIDLSAGPEQLAVDSVSVAEALQALTPRERACVVLRYVEQLTTAETAHQLGLGEGSVKRYVHDGSKKLSSLLGVEAMPPEWSGVATGGGVGRG
- a CDS encoding LppM family (lipo)protein yields the protein MLNRTRRRLGALVLAVAAAASLSGCYSMKSTATFHADDTVDLEATVAFSREFLEESGMTQESLTEQLTGDVEEDEKLAGKVTIEPYETDEWVGASLTATGIDPLDMSTLLASEDDGTGATQTYSHIGGTITLTSTPSSDAEADGSLADLSAEDIAAAGIEIEQRYTFPGPVESTTVGEIDPDDPNTVVVTDFTQAQGYTAWEIVAADAAPSGFFGLDIDLNLTSHPTLVLWGVGLVLGVAFLGVTAYALIGERVLAKR
- a CDS encoding MFS transporter, translating into MLTTYRSLLAHPGALAFALAGLLSRFPTSMLNLSVILLIEGTYGSWEMSGRVAAVGVIAWAAQSVPTARWVDRVGQRKAMWPLTAISVVGAAIVLVTALMRGPEPILWIGVILASLSGPLGSLTRARWSHLLKTDDEIHSAFSLEGALDEILFILGPTLVTILATTVHPAAGILVAVTALLVGMTWLLSQTSTEPPARGAAGTTGLGLKVPAAVAAISVLTIGVGVTFGAVDITTVAFAEDVGYAAIGGLVLGVLSAGSFTGGLLYGARRWRTPLWARVVAVSVLFAIGFAALGQMPSLWAYAAIGFFAGATVAPLLASADTVVQRVVSQEQLTEGMAWVRIGMGAGVALGAWIAGRGIDVSGHTAGMDVMTWAAASVAVLALAVAWWIRRDTLPARPAAIEEEKAPDEYVDGPPLPPGV
- a CDS encoding LppM family (lipo)protein — encoded protein: MNATLTRAGKAIAVALFATLALTGCIKVDFELVLQPDDTVDGSITYAIAEGSGDLMSDDETTYSDEELLESLFGDIDASEYANGVLSDFTEDDWVGKTITFEGEDLAGFSLEDDTEGVAITREGDEFVVSGPYSSSEDDMTEGMDGAEMTMSITFPGEITETNGELSEDKHTVTWDLLDPPESLEARGGATEGSDFPMWMIFVAIAVVAVVAVAVVVLVLVNRSGKKKAVEAAAADEATAMEPAEPAAPSMLPEGGSEEEATDVAETVVIPDVEDEPFEPVRKGDDAVAEESSATESTDDAVADDAVADEPAEAEAVAVEEAAAEESEADATTTEVLPTSDEDEAPAADEDGDEKKD
- a CDS encoding LppM family (lipo)protein; protein product: MHVLPRVSRPRRLRTWVAAGAMMLALAGCVRVDSATELRADDTFDQHLVIALAPDIGDQLGSGLASGLGEGLGDLGEELDDQDDASGDDAMEGFSLDSLDPSALYDELAGSDELAALEDAYPGQVDLAPYDDGELVGVELTLTDLPLEVFDEANATAGAGVGLSGTIEHTDGEFVVTIPADEARDASSLGLTAANMALLGNAVEVSVSFTFPGLVTEAPEGTAEGRTATLTLENLLDPDEIRIVASDRSQIYWTPILTWGGIVLAAIVIIGGATFLVLQDVRARRRTSLPEPDANHESRIGTLGPEDPPAAPNDGPAQEDTPER